TTACTACAATACCGAACCAGAACAAGACAATAATTACAACTCCAATGAAAGTGCACTTAAATATGTAGGCATTCCCAGCGAAAAATTGAACTACATAGCTTCTGCTCAAGAAAATTCGCAATGGTGTTGGGCGGCTTCTATTCAAATGATTTTCAACTACTATGGAGTCGATATCACCCAGTCACAAATTGTATCTCGCACCTATGGGACTGATTATTGGGGCAACCTTCCTGATTGGCCAGCCAGTTTCCAAACTATTCATGCCAACCTCAACAATTGGAGTATTGACAACAATGGACAGTATTATGAAGTAAGTGCCGAAATGGGTATGGGGACTCCAACTCCTGCTTTTTTGGTGGAAGAACTCAGCAATAATAGACCTGTTATCATTGGCTACAATACAGGTCAAGGTGGTCATGCAGTGATTGTGACAGCAATCAGCTATTATCCTACTGCTTACGGTCCACAGGTGCAAACAATCATAGTACGGGATCCGTGGCCCAGTTATAGCAACCTTCAATCACTGGGTAGAATAGAATATGATGCACTTTCATTGGCAACTAATACACAAGCTTATTGGTCGGTGAGGATAAAGAGATAGGCCATGAAATGGTGTGTTTTTGTTAAAACTATAATTAAAACACTTTTTTCGGTTCATTTTACTAAAAAAAACAGCTGTTTTTTGCGTATTTTTTATTATCTTTGAAACTCTATGAGTGAATAGAATTTTTTCAAAATTTTAAAAGGATAGCAAAATGAATAACATACAATCATTAGAACAAGTAATGGACAACCTTCAAAGTAGAGGTTATGTAGAATCTCTTGCTTGGGTAGGTGATAAACTCAGAATGGGAGGCATTATGCTAAACCCCAATCAGGTGAAAGTCATAGGCACTTACGACATTGAAGAAAATAGTTTCTCAAAAGTATTTGCATTGACTACTGATGCTGGCGAACAGGGTTATTTGATTGACCTCGGCGGCAAATTTGAAAAATATTTATTGAGTTGATATAATTCACTAGAATTGAAGTTACTGAAAAAATAACGGTTAGACTACACCAGTCAGCCGTTTTTTTTTGTCCAAAATCCAATAACCCTTATCACTTATAAAACCGTGCTTGCTTGATGTAAATCTTTCGTTCACTTACATCAGAATCCACTTTAAACTCAATGTCCAACCCGAAATCTTTCTCCGTACAATTGCAATTGTGTGGAACGTGCTGATAAAAGTACTTCTTCAATGCCAAGCAGTAAGCCCCCAATTCCATCAACTCTTCATTGGTCATCACCGTTTCACCATTCAGTTCTGGAATATTTGAAAAAGTTAGGTACTCAGCCATGAAATTCTGACCAGGAACAATAGACCAAGTCAACAACATAATTTGATCATTTAGGATACCAGGTTCTGGAAAAACGATGCTGTACTCTTTGTACTGAACATTGATGATAAAGCCAGGATTTGAATTGTACAAGTTTTTAGTAACAACCACTCCATTCGCATCTTCATCAGGAAAAGAGCGATGCACCAAAATTCCCATGGCACAAGAAGTATGTGCGATTTTGTAGTAACTCCGCTCCTCAAATGCCCGCCAATTCCATAAACT
This window of the Chitinophagales bacterium genome carries:
- a CDS encoding papain-like cysteine protease family protein; the encoded protein is MRKVLQFWCFFSLSLCFHPLNAQNSSLIELLEELEEKLLELQEEQSYDNNYYDTDYYNTEPEQDNNYNSNESALKYVGIPSEKLNYIASAQENSQWCWAASIQMIFNYYGVDITQSQIVSRTYGTDYWGNLPDWPASFQTIHANLNNWSIDNNGQYYEVSAEMGMGTPTPAFLVEELSNNRPVIIGYNTGQGGHAVIVTAISYYPTAYGPQVQTIIVRDPWPSYSNLQSLGRIEYDALSLATNTQAYWSVRIKR